The genomic segment GTAATGGacctatgtactataatattaattacaatttggtATCAatcattacaaaacaataattaaatactgtttATGTCATGTTATAtctataaacacaatatattttattatacagaagaattacctatattaggtacatacaatgATATCAAATATCATTACTTTTTGAAGTTAAGGTaacattaatgatatatttttaaagatattagttgtggttgtatttttataaaataaatatacatttggtataatcatattttattataaattgaagaaaagagaaaatttatttttgatattttttaaaaatgtgaccaaataaaataaataatataccgagtgattcttttatcaaacgacaatcgttatttcaaaaagtgtaaatttttttgaaaatatttttttatatagtttcgagttgcttataaaacaaagtttttattaaaaaattatatttataaatattttttattcttataattttttaagttttttgcttttttgaatgacaacattgggttttaattttatattccaaagcagaaaattttttttagtattttgatacatgaaaatcgaatttggggcgagtaatttatgagttataaatattcaaagtttagatgagcggagtggagtgatACGGGGTTACCCGGCGAAATATTTGTCCACtcctccgctcatctaaacttatatatataattttttaagaaaaacgttgttttataagcgacttgaatctaggtatgtaaaaaaatatttattctttttgaaataatgagtgttgtttgataaaagaatcgcCCAGTACAGTCGTTCCTCGGTATTTCAGTTGACCGAgctataaatttgatttatagagGTGATAgagatgaaaattattaatttatcatacatttacctttacatttaataataattatatattttattaaagtaaataaatcgATGTAGTAAGATACTCCTAGGCAAAATGCACAAATTCCGGGAAAGgtacgttttgaaaaaaaaaacggtaaaatgtactattatttctttaaaatattaggtgAGGTAGATCTTGACTGCCAACTTAATATTTAGCAACTGCATCTTTAAGTTCCtacaaattaatcaaatataaatattaaacgttaaatacaatatttaaggaaaaaaatctaatatccAGAAGAATTCCACACAACATTTGTCAATCATAACTATTGTATCAAGGTTTAACtttaattggaatttaaatatttaaaactaaaactttaTCCAACActgaatatgtatttaattttgtattttataattgaaatattgaacaAGAATCAGCTaacattaaagaaaaaatatttaaatataaatgcatacttAAAACtgtataagttttaatatttaatctctATTTAACTTACTAGANNNNNNNNNNNNNNNNNNNNNNNNNNNNNNNNNNNNNNNNNNNNNNNNNNNNNNNNNNNNNNNNNNNNNNNNNNNNNNNNNNNNNNNNNNNNNNNNNNNNNNNNNNNNNNNNNNNNNNNNNNNNNNNNNNNNNNNNNNNNNNNNNNNNNNNNNNNNNNNNNNNNNNNNNNNNNNNNNNNNNNNNNNNNNNNNNNNNNNNNNNNNNNNNNNNNNNNNNNNNNNNNNNNNNNNNNNNNNNNNNNNNNNNNNNNNNNNNNNNNNNNNNNNNNNNNNcacgatattttttattcatatttttcatcGTGATTCGTGGcactaataattttatgaatattaaaaatcgccTCGATAAAAACCTATTGATATTGTTAATCAATcctaatccgttttcaaaattgaaatccgTTAAACCAAATTAATACAGTTTTGTCTAGACTTTTGGTCTAAAAGCGACTTTTTTACACAGACTTAAGGGGCCTCACTACCACGtcattttttgtcaaatactactttttctaattccaacgatacgtgtcgacaattatcacgattttcattctgaaaaaatattcgcaTTGTCCGTAATAATATCCAAGGGAATGATCGAgccacatttaaaattttagtaatttaaattgcaaaaaaaatcaCCAACTGCGGGTTGTATTCTTTAGAATACACGGAATTGTACAAAGTCAGTAAGTATTTATTGACTCTGCCTCTTACACAGGTGACGCGTGTGAAAGGTCATTTTcgaaactaaaattgttaaaaacacGATGAAGGTCCATTATTGTACAAGACAATTTAGAATCATTATACTTAATGCAGTGTGAGCGAGACATATTAAATCAAGTAGATGAAGATCAAATTATAAGTGCTCTGTGTTTGAACAGCAAAGAAATGCAACGTCTACTCATTATTAAGATATaagttaagtatttaaaaaaaactgttacggcttatgtttttattacttttttacttttaaaattttaaaagtaagtgcacaatttattttctcagttattttactatgaaaaatattattatttccattagtattttgttaaaaatttcaGAATAAATCATGATCTGTGTTTAACATCTTCAGGCAGTAGTTTGTAAATAAATCAAACATgggtcagtcagcctatattagtacctatatttaatgatattattgtgaataaagtaatttttatataaatataacctatttatgtggagctttattttaaattttcaatcctcagacataaaagttgaacattttatacatttttaactacaaaataataattaaattttaaatttgataatatcaattttatcaaaattcgaattttaagtacttataaaaaaaaattgtgtctatgtatttgtaatatttaacaattgcTATTGTGAAATTATATCAGgacccttgtattaaattttcacgctttttcacccaacaaataaaattttattgacaattatagaaaaaaaaacaactttttaaaaaagaaatttaaaactgacaatgtccgtaaacagctcaaaaagagtcaaactattttgatagtatatacctagtaaatgaaaatataagcaatcaatgaaatttttatgtatctactttattcgtttttgaattacaacaaaataacaaaatcgataTACATgtgaaatcgagtgaatatccaatcttgtaagttgtaaaaatatgaacttcaaacgctcataaaaatttgatttgatttgcttgtagacattttatttttgttaaaggtagacaaacttatggggaatcttgtattacattttcaaatcttagattaaaaaagaaagtttttttatggatttctaactaaataatttacacgttttcgtcatttttacgtagatattttgtcaatatttgaactttaaatgtttataaaaaaaaattgtgattggctttttaatattttttatctttctttgaacaatatattagacgccttctattaaattttcaagcttttttacccataacaaataaaattgtattgatatttataaaataaaaatcaggtaagtgatggatgtcgatctgctgtacagtcaTAGGTGCAcataggggggtgcttgggggtgcttagcacccccacgtttcaaactagcacccccaattcaGAAAAgataggtactgttgaagaacaTTTTAGCACTTTTATTGTCCTCATAgctgatgacagacacacaaaaataaaaaaaaatacacatcattgtacctacctaaaatcaatacattcattgctccgctcagaatctaaaacatttcaattgataaaaacaacatttatttgttttagatttgtcttagatattaattatataaagttaatcaAATCTTATGAGTCCtaactcttaaaatatttgactGCGGAGAAtagttaaaaaagaaaatttatttatttttagaaaaaaaaagtgttacaagttaatcataaattaattatatcttatGCGTTTTTGAGCGTATGTCTGTGAAGGATGCTtgagcaaaatatattttgaacggttcttctatttaattattgaagatAGTCAATATAGTTAATGTAAAATTTACAGGTAGCATATTTTAATGATGCACTTTTgaattttacttgtttttttatagattcTAAAAAGATACAAAAGTCATAAAATTGATATACAGTCATCTCGGTAACTCGAACCTTGATAACTCGAAATTCTTGACATctcgaacaaataaaattccctttcaaataacaataatacattgagatATTAATAACTCGAAATTTTTAGtcagtcaaattttttttcccctTGAGCTCGAAGTTACCATGAGTCgactgtatttataatacattttgagcTTTGGGATACGTATTTGTATTtccaatttttcatttaaatttaaaaaaaaaatgttatcttgtGTATCTATAATGTTATCTAATACAGCcaaatattgaattatgtaACTCAAATCTGAGTCTGAACGCATTGTTAAAATTACCAGAAATAATTAACAACTGTGTTCCCGAGCAAATTAATACAAAGaagtactatacaatttttaatcatttgatTCAGGATGCTATAAAATTAAAGGAATTATCCAAAAAGTACAACGatactaaaatatttctaaatccagaccataaatttattttagtttatattaatttcatcttAATATAGAAACTGTAagtctatacatatttaattagtttaaatgtttacttttagAGACCAACTTTAGAGACCTGAAACAGCGGAACTTCAGAATGTAGCAGAGTGTATGCAACCCACACGTCCTACAGTTCCCCTACAGTTTCTATAAGCCTTTTAGAGCATCAGAAAATCACAAATTAATTGGAACATAATGGTAATTTGATCCCTATGTCTCATGCAGTCCGGGGGTGTTGTGAACCCCTCTCTGTATGTTATATGCATTATAAGATATAGTAATAGTTTTAGTgtagtataatagtaagtaaGCATTTTCTTTTGTGAACAGGCAGAGTCACACGGTCGCACGGTCTGAAGGAATTCGCTGTGTGAACAGTTTTGAGCCCGAGTGAGCTCCTACCGTGTCTCGCTGTAAGTGTAAACAGTATTGTTGTACTGTCTAGGCATCGTGCAGAACATCTGTTATTTAAGTCTAATAAATTCTGTTTAACTAAAGTTTTtttgatttgattattttaagaaaGTACAGTGATAACTAAAAATCATGCATTCATTTATCAACGAAAAATTTGAATTGTGAAGACGTCTATAACAATGTCGTTGGTTGAAATGATAATCTCAGCGAGACGGCTCGCGATGAGCACCTCTGAATCTATCGGCATTcgttcataaaagtttttacaATATCGATGTTAAACAACCTCATCAAGAGATACGTAGCTCGAGAACACGGAATTATCAAAAGTAACAGTAGTTGATAGGCTTCCGTTGCTTCGGGCGCAAATGTAACCGTCAACGTGTTAGCATGTTTTTCAATGGTCGGCAGCAAGACTGGTTTgagccatattttttttatcagactCCGTATGTGGTATTCTCAGTGGTAAATCTATCCAATTCTGCGTACGAAATCATACTTGGTAAGCAAATCTGGGCAAGttactgaaaataattaactgtggcaaGTTAAATCAGTTCAATTAAATTGCCttcagttaaaagttaaaagttaacaaaaaaaaattaactaaataagtttaaagttaggatagaaaataaaattaacttaactcaattaccatatttttaaatcataaaatgcctaattaattttatttacacaaacatttaccaagacgtttaccactgtataaaaaattagattattataataatatgataaatagaaaataaattaccaaaatcgaaaaagagTCAACGAATCAGTATTGTCTAGCTGGTTCCGCATGGcatgaaaagaaaattaactttaCTGCATGAGAATTATAACTAActctaaaaaattaagttacaataaaaaacaaattaacattttaacattttaacattttaagttaaaaacaaaaataattaactacctaGTTAACCTTCGCTGGTAAGAGTGAAAGTACATCATCTATGCTATGTTATGTATAGCATACACTAGAATGCAAACTTAATTgcatctataaataaaatacaaacttaaTAGGTATCATTATGCAAACAAAGTTATGAAAATTCCTGTTCGCATCTCgctaaatataacacaatatattgattagcaaagataaaaatgtaagtgaTTCGTATTCTTATAATTCGTAATAGTTGTTGTCGTAAGATTCTTGTGGTCATCTGCGTTTCATTATCGAATTATATCGTTTGTTGACGGAGTTATTTCCCTCATTAAGTTTAATGTCATGTTCTGCTGATGAattaaatcgttttttgtatctACTAATTTCTCCAGTTCTTTAAGACGATCCCTATAAATCacacacttatatattattttgcatacatAACatgaatatgataaaaataacccaaacatattatgatatattatctactcagttgtaatattacatttgcattcttattataaatgtatacctcaTTTCCGATATCTCTATTTTGTGGAACTCTTTGGTTGCTACCAACGTCTTCTTCATGTCTGCTATGGTTACAGAAAGTTGTCTTATttcgttttgatatttttctattttttctgaTTGATGCGATTTTAATTCTACCACAGGATTGTTCAACCGTATTTCCAAATTCTGTTTTTCTTGCATCAAGTTTTCGATCACGTAATCTTGGTTTTTAATGTACTGTTCTTTGCGGTTCAAGGCTTTATGATCTTCGGCGATCTGATTCTCCAGTTGTATTTGATATGCATTCCATTCTAAAcgcctaaaaaacaaaaaatattaaacttgtcTATTTAAGACAGttgattttactatatttactcATCTTctatttccttaattttttcagCATATTCACTGTCATCAGATTTTTCCGATAGGACGTGAATCTTTTCACTCGCATTAGCTAACGCAACCTCCGCCTCTTCCAAACTAATAATAaggattttaaaaactatattttattcaccATCGTCActattgtgttcatatttttgtgtatacCGTTTTAGAAGGTCTATTTTTTCGTTGACGACATTTTCTAATTCCTTAATTGTCGAATCCAGTTTTTCTTTGTAGGAAAATCCTTCTAGCATTTTCTGTTCCAACTCAAAATTCTTATCCAAGACCACTGTAACCGAATTCATCAACTCAATATTAGTACGTTTCTCATTTGACATCTCCATCGTGagagtatttaatttgttattgaattgttccatataattattcaactttTCCATTTCGACCTTCAACGGCTCGAGGTCATTGGTCTTcgataaattaacattttttttatttatatcagacTTCAACACGTTTTTGTGACTATTAATGTTACTCTGCaatgtatgtaattaatatGAGATAACAATATGCTAACTACAAAATCAACAGTTTATTGAtgattaatcataatattatattttagtggtAATTACCCCAGCGGTAGCAACTTCCTGGCCATCGCCAGACACCTTACTCTTTGACTTCAGTTTTTCCCATCGTAATATAgctgtaatgtaatattttttaagttaatatttaaagtttaagccCAAAATACCAACGTTAACCTTCATCCATATCTGATACACATTTATTtggaatattttcattttttaataagtttgtattaatttttgatttgactttttgcattattaaagaattttttcGAATATTTGCATTCTGTTTTGGGAATTGTTCAGCTACCTGTAATATGCGTGCATCAATATCAATAAGTCATACTTAATAGTATCAAAAAAcgttatcttaaattatttgaatttatttgaattacttttttcatattttttggtaGTCAgtgtaataaaaactattttattttattttgtcaacaatgataaaataaatatgctcTCAATATTTACTACATTTTAAGTGTTTAAAGTTGCTCAGCAacgtaaaacattaaaaatataacgatgcattattgatatattttttttatatatatattattttgttgtttttatcaGGACGTTTAAGTGTAGTGATATAAAATAACGAAAAGTGGGTTAGTCGGGGAAATACGCAGCAAGGAGGCAGATTATAAAGGGTGTAACCAGGgatgtcatttcacattttttcatGAGATGCAAAATTAACATTGAAAATCTGAAGTAATACCAGTCGCTCGCATGGTTGAATCATCCcatgattaattttttcaacacacTTTTTGTGTAAATGTAGATCATTTCATAGAAATTacagtataaaacaaataacaataattttgttttaacacaatattatatgtatcaccACAGCTAATTGTTCAATAATCAATTAGACAATACAACTGatcaaaataaactttattttaacattgCCTTTTAGTACAGCTTTCAATTaacgctaaaaaaataaaaaattacctaatagattttcatataaaaatgtctataaatcaattaatataactaagaagtaatgtatatttaaatataatattattatattaaatagtataaagaGTATAGTATAAAGAGTATATCAAAATTGAGCTCATACCTGGTGTTGGAACAAACGCAATAGTAAGTTAACTTTGTGAAGAAAGATTAATTTCGTGTCAAAAGAAAAACTGGTCGGTGCTGTGTGGTTCGCTGCGGCCGCCGTCGACGTGGTAATCTGTGGACTGTGTTGATCTGACGTGTTGCACCGAGTGTACTACAGTAGGTGAACTGTACTATTTCTATCGTATGTGCGTGGCGATTATTTTATACCCACTctattgttataggtatagttatatttaataggtaggtactcagttTTGAGTTGTGTCACTATCCTTTCAGCAGGCAATGTACATAGATTATTTCAGTCACAAACAGAGACataagtcaaaatgttttaaaatatttattattcatccaTTTACAACATACaccaaacatatttaaaaacaatgtaatttaaCATAGTTCTATCAAAACagcatacaaatttaataacaattttatttgtaattttaaacctTAAATAGCTGATTACCaacagttgttttttttagtattgtcCCTATTCTTTCAGTAGCGtgatattagtatttactattattgatTATCTATTTAACTATTGACAGCGATAATAGTTGGTATTCTTATTTCCCaacttaataacaaaaaattactatCGTAACATCATATTCTTGAAGTATGAAAAACCAGTGTTTGCCCATGTCACCATCCTTCCCCATGGATCCATGCTTATCACCTATActctatagaatattattttagtatatacgaATCGCGAATAACCCATAAGTAAGTGACTGTTGAATGTACCCTTTGccaattttctttttgataacTTAAGTTATTCCTATGATCAGGACAGAATTTGGAGGGGAATCGGGGATTGTATGTGTGATGATTCGTGTGTCAATAATGTTACATCaataatatagcattttaaacatttatgcTGAATTCTATTTTAATGTTGACACTGTAACAGTTAAAAGCCGTCAGTGCTCAGTCATTAGCACTCaggttagtaaaataaaaattaacaatattacttgttttattaatagctgtatataagtagttaataatttatttgttaggaACATTTGTGAATACCTAGTTTTTGTAATGGATCTTTACCTATTACATCGCAGGGCtcacttttttgaaatttttatttcatttttaaatttgtagtgTTGTAATCTGATTTTTAAATGGAACTGACCTTGTTGAAAGAGATTTAAACGGTTTGATTAAAGATGCtgcaatttaaaatgatttaaaccTTCAGACTTACTTtggaaataattaacttaaaaaatcttGCATTAGGTAAGTTACCTGaccttataaattaatttaaacttaaataaaaataaaaaattgaattaaactcCATTAAACGTTTTTGGAGTTACTACAAGAGTACTCAATAACTGATAAATTcccaaatatttgtattgctaTTCATTTGTATCTCACATTGCCTTGTACTACTGCATAGATGTAGTTATAGTAAACtcaaattcataaaaacatatttacgaCCACGATGAACCAAAACAGACTCACTAACTTATCACTTTTGTCAATCAAAATGAGATCACAAAGACAGTTGATTTTGATTcagttattgataatttttctgCGATCaacgccaaaaaaaaaaaagttttaaatattaaatttaacattttggaCATTTGGAAAATGTAGAATAAAGATATTTTAGTATCTATTTAAtccataagttata from the Acyrthosiphon pisum isolate AL4f chromosome X, pea_aphid_22Mar2018_4r6ur, whole genome shotgun sequence genome contains:
- the LOC100569686 gene encoding intracellular protein transport protein USO1-like — translated: MKKVAEQFPKQNANIRKNSLIMQKVKSKINTNLLKNENIPNKCVSDMDEAILRWEKLKSKSKVSGDGQEVATAGSNINSHKNVLKSDINKKNVNLSKTNDLEPLKVEMEKLNNYMEQFNNKLNTLTMEMSNEKRTNIELMNSVTVVLDKNFELEQKMLEGFSYKEKLDSTIKELENVVNEKIDLLKRLEEAEVALANASEKIHVLSEKSDDSEYAEKIKEIEDERLEWNAYQIQLENQIAEDHKALNRKEQYIKNQDYVIENLMQEKQNLEIRLNNPVVELKSHQSEKIEKYQNEIRQLSVTIADMKKTLVATKEFHKIEISEMRDRLKELEKLVDTKNDLIHQQNMTLNLMREITPSTNDIIR